The Podarcis muralis chromosome 16, rPodMur119.hap1.1, whole genome shotgun sequence genomic interval TATTTATTTTAACAACACTGGCCGCATCAGTTGGTGCCGCCACCGCTAGAAGTGAAATtgaatttttctgttttttagttTCAGCCCTTGCGTGGTTAGCTGAGTAGAAAGCCCGTGAAAGGTCCCAATCCTGGAACCGGAGGTGGTTGGCCCATCCCCAGATCTGctcctccccactttcccctGCAAGAAAAGCAGACCAGACCACCAGCAAAGGGTTGGGTGGGGGATGGCTTTTAATAAGCAGCGTTGTCTCGGCGAGCGATTACATGGCACTGAAAGGTGCTCTCTTTCCTCCAGgctggagggagaagccaaggagGCTAGGAGGGGGACCCGGAAGGAGACGGCAAGAGGGGTGCCATGCCAGGCTTGGCAAAGCAGCTGCTTCCGTGGCTCGCCAGGGCTTCAAGCCCCTCAGGAGTTCTCCCAGAAGAAGTTGTTGCAAGCCACAGTGAGGGCTGCCACCAGGACCACGAATTCCTGGAAATCGACCTCCCCATCGCCGTTCTCATCCAGGTCATGCATGATCTTGTCCACTGCTTCTGTGTCCTTCTGGGCCTGCAACACAGGAGAGAAGGGGTTCGTTTTTTACA includes:
- the LOC114586864 gene encoding protein S100-A1 yields the protein MTSQLESAMDGLISVFHSYSGKEGDKYKLSKKELKDLLQNELGCFLEAQKDTEAVDKIMHDLDENGDGEVDFQEFVVLVAALTVACNNFFWENS